A region from the Equus asinus isolate D_3611 breed Donkey chromosome 3, EquAss-T2T_v2, whole genome shotgun sequence genome encodes:
- the TET2 gene encoding methylcytosine dioxygenase TET2 isoform X2: MQMCRFGQKGKAIRIERVVYTGKEGKSSQGCPIAKWVVRRSCSEEKLLCLVRERAGHTCEAAVIVILILVWEGIPLSLADRLYSELTETLRKYGALTNRRCAHNEERTCACQGLDPDTCGASFSFGCSWSMYYNGCKFARSKIPRKFKLLGDDPKEEEKLESHLQNLSTLMAPTYKKLAPDAYNNQIEYEHRAPECRLGLKEGRPFSGVTACLDFCAHAHRDLHNMQNGSTLVCTLTREDNREIGGKPEDEQLHVLPLYKVSDVDEFGSVEAQEEKKRNGAIQVLSSFRRKVRMLPEPVKTCRQRKLEAKKAAAEKLSSLESSANKNEKEKPALPRTKQTENGSQTKQLAELLRLSGPVVQQPQQPQQPPPHSQPQQLQKQPPQPQPPQPQRPQQPLQPLHHPLTTDPQSEPVNSYSSGSSNLYIRRSHPVSPYPSSSHTSDLYGGTNPLNLYSTSSQAAASYLNSSSPMNPYPGLLNQNNQHPSYQCNGNVSMDTCSLYLGSYSSQSQPMDLYRYPNQDPLSKLNLPPIHTLYQPRLGSSQSFTSKYLGNGNQSVQGGAYSNCTIRANTHHAGTFPPYSTPEMDGHCMGAAARLPPNLSNPSIDYTNDEHNPSSHIIHNYSAAPSLFNSSLHALHLQNQENHMLAHTALGLSKMLPALNHDRTASVQEGLHKLPDDSSQEKQPSAAEDNDEVWSDSEQSFLDPDIGGVAVAPTHGSILIECAKRELHATTPLKNPNRNHPTRISLVFYQHKSMNEPKHGLALWEAKMAEKAREKEEECEKYGPDYVPQKTHGKKVKREPAEPHESSEPTYLRFIKSLTERTMSVTTDSTVTTSPYAFTRVTGPYNRYI, translated from the exons ATGCAGATGTGTAG GTTTGGACAAAAGGGTAAAGCTATTAGGATTGAGAGAGTCGTCTATACtgggaaagaagggaaaagttcTCAGGGATGTCCGATTGCTAAATGG GTGGTCCGCAGAAGCTGCAGTGAGGAGAAGCTGCTGTGTCTGGTGCGGGAGCGAGCCGGCCACACCTGTGAGGCTGCCGTGATTGTGATCCTGATCCTGGTGTGGGAAGGGATCCCGCTGTCCCTGGCCGACAGGCTGTACTCGGAGCTCACGGAGACGCTGCGCAAGTACGGCGCGCTCACCAATCGCCGCTGCGCCCACAACGAAGA GAGAACCTGTGCCTGTCAAGGGCTGGACCCAGACACGTGTGGTGCCTCCTTCTCCTTTGGTTGTTCTTGGAGCATGTACTACAATGGATGTAAGTTTGCCAGAAGCAAGATCCCAAGAAAATTTAAGCTGCTTGGGGATGACCCAAAAGAG GAAGAGAAACTGGAGTCTCATTTACAAAACTTATCCACTCTTATGGCACCAACGTACAAGAAACTTGCACCTGATGCATATAATAATCAG atcgAATATGAACACAGAGCACCAGAGTGCCGTCTGGGTCTGAAGGAGGGCCGTCCATTCTCAGGGGTCACTGCCTGTCTGGACTTCTGCGCCCACGCCCACAGAGACCTGCACAACATGCAGAACGGCAGCACCTTG GTGTGCACCCTCACTAGGGAAGACAATCGAGAAATCGGAGGGAAGCCCGAGGACGAGCAGCTCCACGTTCTGCCTCTCTACAAAGTCTCTGATGTGGATGAGTTTGGGAGTGTGGAGGCACAGGAGGAGAAAAAACGGAATGGTGCCATCCAGGTACTGAGTTCTTTTCGGCGGAAAGTCAGGATGTTACCAGAGCCAGTCAAGACGTGCCGACAAAGGAAACTAGAAGCCAAGAAAGCTGCAGCTGAGAAGCTTTCCTCTCTGGAGAGCAGCGCAAACAAGAACGAGAAGGAAAAGCCAGCCTTACCTCGTACTAAGCAGACTGAAAATGGAAGCCAGACTAAACAGTTGGCAG AACTTTTGCGACTTTCAGGACCAGTCGtgcagcagccccagcagccccagcagccccCGCCCCACTCCCAACCCCAGCAACTACAGAAGCAGCCCCCGCAGCCGCAGCCCCCGCAGCCGCAGCGACCCCAGCAGCCCCTGCAGCCACTGCATCACCCCTTGACCACTGACCCTCAGTCAGAGCCTGTCAACTCTTACTCTTCTGGATCCTCCAATCTGTACATAAGACGGTCCCATCCAGTTAGTCCTTATCCAAGCTCGTCGCACACTTCAGATCTTTATGGAGGCACCAACCCTCTCAACCTCTATTCCACCTCCTCCCAAGCCGCAGCTTCGTATTTGAATTCCTCTAGTCCCATGAACCCTTATCCTGGGCTTTTGAATCAGAATAACCAGCATCCATCATATCAATGCAATGGAAACGTATCAATGGACACCTGCTCCCTGTATCTGGGTTCCTATTCTTCCCAGTCTCAGCCCATGGATCTGTATAGGTATCCAAACCAAGACCCTCTCTCTAAGCTAAATCTACCACCCATCCATACACTTTACCAGCCGAGGTTGGGAAGTAGCCAGAGTTTTACTTCTAAGTACTTAGGTAATGGAAACCAAAGCGTGCAGGGAGGCGCCTACAGCAATTGTACGATTAGAGCGAACACACACCATGCGGGGACGTTCCCTCCTTATTCCACTCCTGAGATGGATGGCCACTGCATGGGAGCTGCTGCCAGATTGCCGCCCAATCTGAGCAATCCAAGCATAGACTATACAAACGATGAACACAACCCATCTTCTCACATCATCCATAACTACAGTGCAGCTCCGAGCTTGTTCAACAGCTCTCTTCATGCCCTGCATCTCCAGAACCAGGAGAACCACATGCTTGCCCACACAGCTCTTGGGTTATCTAAGATGCTCCCAGCTCTTAACCATGATAGGACTGCCTCTGTCCAAGAAGGCTTACACAAATTACCGGATGACAGCAGTCAAGAAAAGCAGCCTTCTGCCGCCGAGGACAATGACGAGGTCTGGTCAGACAGCGAGCAGAGCTTTTTGGATCCTGACATCGGGGGAGTGGCAGTGGCTCCAACTCACGGGTCAATTCTCATCGAGTGTGCAAAGCGCGAGCTTCATGCCACGACCCCTTTAAAGAACCCCAACAGGAACCACCCCACCAGGATCTCACTTGTCTTTTACCAGCACAAGAGCATGAATGAGCCAAAGCATGGCTTGGCGCTCTGGGAAGCCAAAATGGCCGAAAAAGCCCGCGAGAAAGAGGAAGAGTGTGAGAAGTATGGCCCAGACTACGTGCCTCAGAAAACCCATGGCAAAAAAGTGAAACGGGAGCCCGCTGAGCCGCATGAATCTTCCGAGCCCACTTACCTGCGCTTCATCAAGTCCCTCACCGAGAGGACCATGTCCGTGACCACAGACTCCACCGTAACCACATCTCCATATGCCTTCACTCGGGTCACAGGGCCGTACAACAGATACATATGA